A single Triticum dicoccoides isolate Atlit2015 ecotype Zavitan chromosome 2A, WEW_v2.0, whole genome shotgun sequence DNA region contains:
- the LOC119355596 gene encoding cytochrome b561 and DOMON domain-containing protein At3g07570-like, producing the protein MGASSCSSVRLLLPLLCLLGFCFAASHQKSDSCDGDLQVARLVPFDTDAFHCITLWKDEDFILRYKNTGTSQWSFVLSAPEKRSYVAVGFSGKGGMVGSSAMVGWSSGGKGAAKQYYLQGRSPEAVTPDDGRLTLVRNRTVAVSKSGRLYLAFELSTDRPQPYLIYSVGYEGSLPSSSDYTIQMHRDMGSRSFKFASASPSSAGGESGEEGFPAKRWHGLLSMMGWGVLLPMGMMVARYFRRQDPYWFYGHIAVQGLGFLIGIAAVVLGFRLNGDGLKNIVVHKVIGISILSMACLQVTAVLARPDKTSKVRRFWNWYHHNIGRVAILLAMANVFLGLTIAREVSAYIVSYGVFVAVWIMAVAAFEFKRYYEDDD; encoded by the exons ATGGGGGCTTCCTCTTGCTCCTCCGTgcggctgctgctgccgctgctctgcCTGCTGGGCTTCTGCTTCGCGGCGAGCCACCAGAAGTCGGACTCGTGCGACGGGGACCTCCAGGTGGCGCGCCTCGTGCCCTTTGACACCGACGCCTTCCACTGCATCACGCTCTGGAAGGACGAGGACTTCATCCTCAGG TACAAGAACACGGGGACGAGCCAGTGGAGCTTCGTGCTGTCGGCGCCGGAGAAGAGATCCTACGTGGCGGTGGGGTTCTCGGGCAAGGGGGGCATGGTGGGCAGCAGCGCCATGGTCGGCTGGTCGTCGGGCGGCAAGGGCGCCGCCAAGCAGTACTACCTGCAGGGCAGGAGCCCGGAGGCCGTGACGCCGGACGACGGCCGGCTCACCCTGGTCAGGAACCGGACCGTCGCCGTGTCCAAGTCCGGTCGGCTCTACCTGGCCTTCGAGCTCAGCACCGACCGCCCGCAGCCGTACCTGATCTACTCCGTGGGCTACGAGGGCAGCCTCCCTTCCTCCTCCGACTACACGATCCAGATGCACCGCGACATGGGCTCCCGCTCCTTCAAGTTCGCCTCCG CGTCGCCGTCCAGCGCCGGCGGCGAGTCGGGCGAGGAGGGGTTCCCGGCGAAGAGGTGGCACGGGCTGCTGTCCATGATGGGGTGGGGCGTGCTGCTGCCGATGGGCATGATGGTGGCCCGCTACTTCCGGCGGCAGGACCCCTACTGGTTCTACGGCCACATCGCCGTGCAGGGGCTGGGCTTCCTCATCGGCATCGCGGCGGTGGTCCTCGGCTTCCGGCTCAACGGGGACGGGCTCAAGAACATCGTGGTGCACAAGGTCATCGGCATCTCCATCCTGTCCATGGCATGCCTCCAG GTGACGGCGGTGCTGGCGCGGCCGGACAAGACGTCCAAGGTGCGGCGGTTCTGGAACTGGTACCACCACAACATCGGGCGCGTGGCCATCCTGCTCGCCATGGCCAACGTCTTCCTCGGCCTCACCATCGCCAGGGAGGTGAGCGCCTACATCGTCTCCTACGGCGTCTTCGTCGCCGTCTGGATCATGGCCGTCGCCGCCTTCGAGTTCAAGCGCTACTACGAGGACGACGACTGA
- the LOC119355597 gene encoding transcription factor RF2a-like, translating into MDAPPASTSASGAGSASDAAAEAAPRRPAGHRRAQSEILLGASALPDDLTFDADLGVVGEGGGSGGGGDEDDEDEYEEDEEVGGGGSGGSRMFEMFLQAGGRLSEPLDPSPYPQPPPPARPRHQHSMSMDGSTSFGSPSSGVSGRHGADAKKAISDAKLAELALVDPKRAKRIMANRQSAARSKERKMRYIAELERKVQCLQTEATTLSAQLSLLQRDTSGLTNENGDLKLQVQTMEQQVRLQDALNDRLRDEVQQLKIATGQLNANNGNLGNFGGLSSYGVNPQSYQRSQMQQQSLLAAQQLQQLQIHSQHQQPQMHLQQQRLASVRQQQQSQLRPEALPFPGDLKMKGIAMTTHVQNAGPSPFDGRARSEP; encoded by the exons ATGGACGCCCcgcccgcctccacctccgcctccggcgcGGGATCGGCGTCGGACGCCGCCGCTgaggccgcgccgcgccgcccggcGGGGCACCGCCGCGCGCAGTCGGAGATCCTCCTCGGGGCCTCCGCCCTCCCGGATGACCTCACCTTCGACGCCGACCTCGGAGTCGTCGGGGAGGGcgggggtagcggcggcggcggcgacgaagatGACGAGGACGAGTACGAGGAGGACGAGGAAGTCGGCGGCGGCGGAAGCGGGGGCAGCCGGATGTTCGAGATGTTCCTCCAGGCCGGCGGCAGGCTGTCCGAGCCGCTGGACCCGTCGCCgtacccgcagccgccgccgcccgcgcggccGCGGCACCAGCACAGCATGTCGATGGACGGCTCCACGTCGTTCGGGTCCCCCTCCTCCGGGGTGTCGGGGAGGCACGGCGCGGACGCCAAGAAGGCCATCTCCGACGCCAAGCTCGCCGAGCTCGCTCTCGTTGACCCCAAGCGCGCCAAGAG GATCATGGCAAATCGCCAGTCAGCTGCTAGGTCAAAAGAAAGAAAGATGCGCTACATTGCTGAGCTTGAGAGGAAAGTACAGTGTCTTCAAACAGAAGCAACTACACTATCAGCTCAGTTGTCCCTGTTACAG AGAGATACCAGTGGTTTAACAAATGAAAATGGTGATTTGAAGCTGCAAGTGCAAACAATGGAGCAGCAGGTCAGGCTGCAAGATG CACTGAACGACAGACTGAGGGACGAGGTTCAGCAGCTGAAGATCGCAACAGGACAGCTTAACGCCAACAATGGGAACCTGGGGAATTTCGGCGGTCTGTCCTCGTACGGAGTCAACCCACAGAGCTACCAGCGAAGCCAGATGCAACAACAATCTCTTCTGGCTGCTCAGCAGCTTCAGCAGCTCCAGATCCACTCCCAGCACCAGCAGCCCCAGATGCACCTGCAGCAGCAACGCCTTGCCAGTGtccggcagcagcagcagtcgcAGCTGCGTCCGGAAGCACTGCCATTTCCGGGAGACCTCAAGATGAAAGGAATTGCCATGACAACCCATGTGCAGAATGCGGGCCCGTCCCCTTTCGATGGGCGCGCAAGGAGCGAGCCGTGA